The genomic stretch ATCCCGTAACCTTTCGGCCGGCCGGTGTGATGGGCTCCCATTCGATTGCAAGAGCATTCTTCTCCTGCAGCTCTTTTACCGCCGGCTCGATGACGCGGCGGCGTAGCTGTCCAGAGTCCTTCACGCAGCTATCTGGTGCCCCCATAGCTTGACAAAACTCGTCGTAAGGAATGGCGACGAAGCCGGTATCGCGGTACTGCGCAATGATTTCAAGCAGGCGCCACGAATAGATCGACCGTAGATCGGCCGCATGCCGTAGCTTGTACTTCGTGAACTCGCTTTCGATGCCGAGCAGGTAGGGGGCAATGCTGGGTGAAAACTTCAGATCCACCCAGCCGGCGGTTGTCGTATCCGCTTTTTCGTAGATCCACCGCACCGACCGGCGCTTCGTCTCTTTCTTGCCCCGCGAGATGACTTCCTCATCCCACTCCACGCGGCATTCAAAGAGGTCTTCTGCGGCTTTCTTGAGCTCGCTATAGGCGTGCCTAGCCTCAATGTGTGGATACGCTTCGATGAATTCCTTTGCCGTCACGCGGATGGTCCAACCAGGAGCAGCGCCGGTCACTGGATCGAGACGCATTGCCCGATCTTTCAGCATTTTTGTTTTCGGGTTGCACTTGGCGATCGCAAGTGCGAGCAGTCGCTTTTCGGACAGCTTCATGCGC from Burkholderia sp. HI2500 encodes the following:
- a CDS encoding replication initiation protein — its product is MADLAKLPDPDTRERSVTIKNELVRRIQRMKLSEKRLLALAIAKCNPKTKMLKDRAMRLDPVTGAAPGWTIRVTAKEFIEAYPHIEARHAYSELKKAAEDLFECRVEWDEEVISRGKKETKRRSVRWIYEKADTTTAGWVDLKFSPSIAPYLLGIESEFTKYKLRHAADLRSIYSWRLLEIIAQYRDTGFVAIPYDEFCQAMGAPDSCVKDSGQLRRRVIEPAVKELQEKNALAIEWEPITPAGRKVTGFRFKFKPDPQGRLF